One Microbacterium sp. W4I20 DNA window includes the following coding sequences:
- a CDS encoding beta-N-acetylhexosaminidase, with protein MPQHPVIIPAPRSLEWGDGSFALPAQPAVYIEGFNSEEQSRLTRTSSFFRTISLVDSRQAAHLVVARDPAIANSEGYTLTCSADGVTVAASSADGAFYGLQTLRQLLPTAAFDSRGVEGADVPYCAIEDEPAFAWRGALLDVARHFFSKRYVLSYIDALAMHKINRLQLHLTDDQGWRVESKEFPLLNTIGAVRARTQVKSWLKVRIYENAPHGGQFSQADIREMVAYASDRGITIVPEVELPGHSTALLASYPEFGSAPGKRIVAEGWGNFDSMISPLPAVEQKLQRLLTEILELFPGPWIHLGGDETLIEVWSRNEEITNYMRAQGLSSVEELFSQFMTRLSDWLSSQGRILVSWDEAFVNDEGRAAPGVVMAWRGMDIARSAAAANFPVILAPIDSTYFDFAQSDEPGERWATEGPTTIQKVAEFNPNPSEWTREERDQIIGVQFQVWTELIRSEEHADYMTWPRGVALAEVAWAGAPADWSELRARLDGHLPRLDAMGIRYRPLEGPKPWQLEPVE; from the coding sequence ATGCCTCAGCATCCCGTCATCATTCCTGCCCCACGGTCGCTTGAGTGGGGTGACGGCTCGTTCGCCCTTCCCGCGCAGCCTGCCGTCTACATCGAGGGGTTCAATTCTGAAGAACAAAGCCGCCTGACACGCACTTCTAGTTTCTTCCGAACGATCTCCCTGGTCGACTCTCGACAAGCCGCGCACCTCGTTGTTGCCCGCGATCCTGCGATTGCGAACTCTGAGGGGTACACATTGACCTGCTCTGCCGACGGAGTGACCGTGGCCGCTTCGTCTGCGGACGGCGCCTTCTATGGGCTGCAGACGCTGCGGCAACTTCTCCCGACTGCGGCATTCGACTCGAGAGGCGTGGAGGGCGCAGATGTGCCCTATTGCGCGATCGAAGACGAGCCTGCCTTTGCCTGGCGAGGCGCCCTCCTCGACGTTGCGCGGCACTTCTTCTCGAAGCGCTACGTGTTGAGCTACATCGACGCGCTCGCCATGCACAAGATCAACCGACTGCAATTGCACCTCACCGACGATCAGGGGTGGCGGGTGGAGAGCAAAGAGTTCCCGCTCCTGAACACGATTGGCGCTGTGCGGGCCCGCACACAGGTGAAGTCGTGGCTCAAGGTGAGGATCTACGAGAACGCGCCTCACGGCGGTCAGTTTTCGCAGGCCGACATCCGGGAGATGGTGGCATACGCCAGCGACCGGGGGATCACTATCGTTCCCGAAGTCGAGCTTCCTGGGCACTCCACCGCACTTCTTGCCTCCTATCCCGAGTTCGGCAGCGCGCCCGGCAAGAGGATTGTCGCGGAAGGCTGGGGCAACTTTGACTCGATGATCTCGCCGCTTCCCGCCGTGGAACAGAAGCTCCAACGGCTGCTCACCGAGATTCTCGAGCTCTTTCCCGGCCCCTGGATCCATCTGGGCGGCGACGAAACCCTGATCGAGGTGTGGTCGCGGAACGAGGAGATCACTAACTACATGCGGGCGCAGGGGCTGAGCAGCGTTGAAGAGCTCTTCAGCCAGTTCATGACCCGGCTGAGCGACTGGCTCTCATCCCAGGGGCGCATCCTCGTGTCGTGGGACGAGGCATTCGTCAATGACGAGGGACGGGCCGCTCCTGGAGTCGTTATGGCTTGGCGTGGGATGGATATCGCACGTAGCGCCGCGGCCGCGAATTTCCCCGTCATCCTTGCCCCGATCGACTCCACCTACTTCGACTTCGCGCAGAGCGATGAGCCAGGAGAGCGATGGGCAACCGAGGGTCCCACCACGATCCAGAAGGTCGCGGAGTTCAACCCGAATCCGTCGGAGTGGACTCGTGAGGAACGCGACCAGATCATCGGGGTGCAGTTCCAGGTCTGGACTGAACTTATTCGCAGTGAAGAGCACGCCGACTACATGACCTGGCCGCGCGGCGTCGCTTTGGCGGAGGTGGCGTGGGCAGGAGCCCCTGCGGACTGGAGCGAGTTGCGCGCACGCCTGGATGGGCATCTGCCGCGCCTGGACGCGATGGGCATCCGGTACCGCCCGCTTGAAGGGCCCAAGCCTTGGCAACTCGAACCTGTGGAGTGA